The following proteins come from a genomic window of Paenibacillus spongiae:
- a CDS encoding phosphoribosylaminoimidazolecarboxamide formyltransferase has product MVESIHLRHGMNPHQLNATLFAVGKLPIRILNGQASYINLLDALNAFQLASELRRCIGQPAAASFKHVSPAGAAVYSPLGDALLQAYFVQGLELSPLAVAYARARGADRMSSFGDCAAFSDRVDISVANLLKKEVSDVIVAPGYDADALSLLKEKKSGGYLIIEIDPDYIPDPIERRTVFGITFEQERNKAAISEEHLQHIVTVQDRIPAASKRDLLIAMITLKYTQSNSVCFALDGQTIGIGAGQQSRIHCTRLAADKADNWRLRQHPAVQQMRFRTGLTRAEINNAIDGWINDHFTSNEEQQWRRHFHIVPDRLAEAEKQQWLAGLKGVSYASDAFLPFRDNIDRAAQSGVKYAVQTGSSTRDAEVIEAANEYGMVMAYSGIRLFHH; this is encoded by the coding sequence GTGGTGGAATCAATTCATCTGCGCCATGGAATGAACCCGCATCAGTTGAACGCAACATTATTTGCCGTAGGGAAGTTACCGATCCGGATCTTGAACGGCCAGGCGAGCTATATCAATCTATTGGATGCCTTGAATGCCTTCCAGCTGGCTTCGGAATTAAGAAGATGCATCGGCCAGCCGGCTGCGGCTTCGTTCAAGCATGTTAGTCCTGCCGGCGCAGCCGTCTATTCGCCGCTCGGGGACGCTCTACTTCAAGCCTATTTCGTCCAAGGGCTGGAGCTCTCTCCATTGGCCGTAGCATATGCTAGGGCAAGAGGGGCGGACCGGATGTCTTCATTCGGAGACTGTGCAGCTTTCAGCGATCGGGTCGATATAAGCGTCGCGAATTTGCTGAAGAAAGAGGTGTCGGATGTTATCGTTGCACCTGGCTATGACGCGGATGCGTTGAGCCTGCTCAAAGAGAAAAAGAGCGGCGGCTACCTCATTATCGAGATCGATCCCGACTATATCCCGGATCCGATTGAGCGGCGAACCGTATTCGGCATTACATTCGAGCAGGAAAGAAACAAGGCAGCGATTTCGGAAGAGCATCTGCAGCATATTGTCACGGTTCAGGACCGGATTCCTGCAGCATCCAAGAGAGATCTTCTGATCGCCATGATTACCTTGAAATACACGCAATCCAATTCCGTGTGCTTTGCGCTTGACGGTCAGACCATCGGCATCGGTGCCGGTCAGCAATCCCGGATCCATTGTACGCGGCTGGCTGCGGATAAAGCGGATAACTGGCGGTTAAGACAGCATCCTGCCGTGCAACAGATGCGTTTCCGTACAGGTCTGACGCGTGCGGAGATCAATAATGCGATTGACGGCTGGATCAACGACCATTTTACATCCAATGAGGAGCAGCAGTGGAGACGGCACTTTCATATCGTGCCTGATCGACTTGCAGAGGCAGAGAAACAGCAATGGCTAGCGGGTTTAAAAGGCGTATCCTATGCTTCCGATGCGTTCCTCCCGTTCCGCGACAATATTGACCGGGCGGCTCAAAGCGGCGTTAAATACGCCGTTCAAACCGGCAGCTCGACCCGCGACGCTGAAGTTATCGAAGCGGCCAATGAATACGGAATGGTAATGGCTTATTCCGGTATCCGTTTGTTCCATCATTAA
- a CDS encoding sugar phosphate isomerase/epimerase family protein has protein sequence MNVKLGMRIPPKIGSEGMKETAQWAAEIGLDVLDIPNLTPQWKEACDQAGIGIGSIDAHHTSRLLSRDETRRAEALEAAKQQMSAISALGGSILFMCLVPEDHSLPRKEGFAIWKDTFPELVRHAEQTGIYIAIEGWPGPAPYYPTLGCTPEMLRAMFEAIPSKHFGWNYDPSHLVRLGVDYLRALSEFGERVNHCHGKDTEILHDELYECGVITSTFGEKYGFSEGSWRYTIPGHGDVDWGKVAVRLDRLGYSGAVSIELEDHRFWGSLEAERQGVIKAAEHLAKFFR, from the coding sequence ATGAACGTCAAATTAGGCATGCGGATTCCGCCCAAAATCGGGTCGGAAGGAATGAAAGAGACGGCTCAGTGGGCGGCTGAAATCGGTTTGGATGTTCTGGATATCCCTAATTTGACTCCTCAATGGAAGGAAGCTTGCGATCAAGCGGGAATTGGGATCGGGTCGATCGACGCTCATCACACGTCCCGGCTATTAAGCCGCGACGAGACGCGCCGCGCGGAAGCATTGGAAGCCGCGAAGCAGCAAATGTCCGCCATTTCCGCTCTGGGCGGAAGCATCCTGTTCATGTGTCTTGTGCCGGAGGATCACTCGCTTCCGCGCAAGGAAGGGTTCGCGATCTGGAAGGATACGTTCCCTGAGCTTGTACGTCATGCGGAGCAGACGGGAATCTACATTGCCATCGAGGGTTGGCCTGGCCCTGCGCCGTATTACCCAACGCTCGGCTGTACGCCTGAGATGCTACGGGCGATGTTCGAAGCAATCCCGTCCAAGCATTTTGGCTGGAACTATGATCCATCGCACTTGGTTCGTCTCGGCGTGGACTATCTGCGCGCACTGAGTGAATTCGGGGAGCGCGTCAATCACTGTCATGGCAAGGATACGGAAATCCTGCACGATGAACTGTACGAATGCGGCGTGATCACGTCGACCTTCGGCGAGAAATACGGGTTCTCCGAAGGCTCCTGGCGGTATACTATTCCCGGACACGGCGATGTCGACTGGGGCAAGGTGGCGGTTCGTCTGGACCGGCTCGGTTATTCGGGAGCCGTTAGCATCGAGCTTGAAGACCACCGCTTCTGGGGCTCATTGGAAGCCGAGCGGCAAGGGGTTATTAAGGCAGCGGAGCATTTAGCCAAATTCTTTAGATAG
- a CDS encoding Gfo/Idh/MocA family protein, with protein sequence MSKVRIGFIGTGGIAGLHARQLLELPYVEIKALADTSDQNRGNFVNRFGLKDVAQFSDYKEMLDQAEIDGVVICSPHTLHFQQAYDVLSSGRHVLIEKPMTCSSAEAERLIELAKLSGKIMQVSYQRHFQPEFIYIQDAIARGEIGKITSVTASLYQEWRQGTPGSWRANPALSGGGFLMDSGSHIIDVLLWTTGLTPVEVKPQLHMHGADVEIDTFTSIRFAEGAVAGLNLVGYSPCWHETFAFCGENGGIFYDNGKITLRRLRQEAIVPELPPQTTNQDKSFIDAILGQHEVMVPGEFALKVVKLSEMIYQAAGYDPIEALKSKEEHSV encoded by the coding sequence ATGAGTAAAGTGCGTATTGGCTTCATCGGTACGGGAGGCATTGCGGGGCTGCATGCCAGACAGCTGCTGGAATTGCCATATGTGGAAATTAAGGCGCTAGCGGATACGAGCGACCAGAACCGCGGCAATTTCGTGAATCGGTTCGGCCTCAAGGATGTGGCTCAATTCTCGGACTATAAAGAGATGCTGGATCAAGCGGAGATCGATGGCGTTGTGATTTGTTCCCCGCATACGCTGCATTTTCAGCAAGCCTATGATGTGCTCAGCAGCGGACGGCATGTGCTCATCGAGAAGCCGATGACCTGTTCATCCGCGGAAGCGGAACGGTTGATTGAGCTGGCGAAGCTGTCGGGCAAAATCATGCAGGTATCCTATCAGCGGCATTTTCAGCCGGAATTTATCTATATCCAAGATGCCATCGCCCGGGGGGAGATCGGGAAGATCACTTCGGTTACGGCTTCGCTCTATCAGGAGTGGAGACAGGGAACGCCCGGCTCTTGGCGGGCGAATCCGGCGCTGTCCGGCGGAGGGTTCCTCATGGATTCGGGCAGCCACATCATTGATGTACTGCTGTGGACGACGGGGCTGACGCCGGTAGAAGTGAAGCCGCAGCTGCATATGCACGGGGCGGACGTGGAGATCGATACCTTCACTTCGATCCGCTTCGCCGAAGGAGCCGTTGCCGGGTTGAATTTGGTTGGCTACTCCCCATGCTGGCACGAAACGTTCGCGTTCTGCGGGGAGAACGGCGGCATCTTCTACGATAACGGCAAGATTACGCTCCGCCGCTTGAGGCAGGAGGCAATCGTGCCGGAGCTTCCGCCGCAGACGACCAATCAGGATAAGAGCTTTATCGATGCCATCCTGGGGCAGCATGAGGTCATGGTGCCGGGCGAGTTTGCGTTGAAGGTTGTTAAGCTGTCGGAGATGATCTACCAGGCTGCCGGATATGATCCGATTGAAGCCCTTAAGTCGAAGGAGGAACACTCGGTATGA
- a CDS encoding carbohydrate ABC transporter permease: protein MKSIPISKSKQRLAEQPTSIASKAKALRNNSLLSRISSKSRWFSLIYRIFVYVILIDLAFVFLYPFLYMITTSLKHPVDLMNFTIKWIPTSLAWENFYYGMKGLQFWTHFKNSALISVLSVVGQVLSCSFVAYGFARIKFPGREVLFVLSMFTMIIPPQTIIVPLFMQYKTIGWLDSMLPLIVPSFFANGLRGALFIFIFRQLFRGLPWELEDAARVDGCGSFRVYWKIILPLTPPAIVVTTLLSMVWHWNDFFEPSIFLTSEEKFTLPMMLPRLYQSLDTLTGSSFEVFSLPVVMAATFLALVPMLLVYLFLQRYFIQGVERSGLVE, encoded by the coding sequence ATGAAATCGATTCCGATTTCAAAGTCCAAGCAGCGGTTGGCTGAGCAGCCCACAAGCATCGCGAGCAAAGCGAAAGCGTTAAGGAATAATAGCCTATTAAGCCGAATCAGCAGCAAAAGCCGCTGGTTCTCCTTGATCTACCGGATATTCGTCTATGTGATTCTGATTGATTTGGCCTTTGTCTTTCTCTATCCGTTTCTCTATATGATTACGACCTCGCTGAAGCATCCGGTGGATCTGATGAACTTCACGATCAAGTGGATTCCGACGAGTCTGGCGTGGGAAAATTTCTACTACGGCATGAAGGGGCTGCAATTTTGGACGCATTTCAAAAACTCGGCCTTGATATCCGTACTGAGCGTGGTCGGTCAAGTGTTATCCTGTTCCTTCGTCGCCTATGGCTTCGCGCGTATTAAATTTCCCGGACGAGAGGTCCTGTTCGTATTGAGTATGTTCACAATGATCATTCCTCCGCAAACGATCATTGTGCCTCTGTTCATGCAGTACAAGACGATCGGATGGCTGGACAGCATGCTGCCGCTTATCGTTCCATCCTTCTTCGCCAATGGGCTAAGAGGCGCCTTATTCATCTTTATCTTCCGCCAGCTGTTCCGCGGGCTTCCGTGGGAGCTGGAGGATGCGGCAAGGGTGGATGGCTGCGGAAGCTTCCGCGTATACTGGAAGATTATTCTGCCGCTTACGCCGCCCGCGATTGTCGTAACGACGCTGCTTTCCATGGTATGGCATTGGAATGACTTCTTCGAGCCGTCGATCTTCCTGACATCGGAAGAGAAATTCACTCTGCCGATGATGCTTCCGCGGCTCTACCAGTCGCTGGATACATTGACGGGCAGCAGCTTTGAAGTATTCAGCTTGCCTGTCGTCATGGCCGCTACATTCCTTGCGCTGGTTCCGATGCTGCTTGTCTATCTCTTCCTGCAGCGGTACTTCATTCAAGGCGTGGAGCGCTCCGGGTTGGTTGAGTAA
- a CDS encoding carbohydrate ABC transporter permease, which yields MSGKRLSLERKKMLAGYVYIAPWAIGFALFMLYPLIYSLWLAFHEVVGVGNFDLEPVGWGNFNKAFVLDTQFIPLFISVVQDAVINTPLILVFSLFIAILLNHKIRGRAFFRAAFFLPVLIGSGLAMQQLLYAGVGRDTLVNGIGVPEEVFLYMGPTFSQIVFDMLSRLTVVFWKTGVQILLFLAGLQGISLSLYESARCDGATEWEMFWKITLPLISPIILLNLVYTCVDSFTDINNRMMVYIKDTAFTKIEMGYASGMGWIYFMFIFLLLIIVFVATRRFVVYTGEK from the coding sequence ATGAGTGGGAAAAGATTGAGTCTGGAAAGAAAGAAAATGCTGGCAGGCTATGTTTATATCGCTCCGTGGGCGATCGGTTTCGCGTTGTTTATGCTCTATCCCTTGATCTACTCCCTTTGGCTGGCCTTCCATGAGGTTGTTGGCGTCGGTAATTTCGACCTGGAGCCCGTTGGCTGGGGGAACTTCAATAAAGCGTTCGTGCTGGATACGCAGTTTATTCCTTTGTTTATTTCGGTGGTGCAGGATGCCGTCATCAATACGCCGCTTATCCTGGTCTTCTCCTTGTTTATCGCGATCTTATTGAATCATAAGATCCGCGGGCGCGCTTTCTTCCGCGCAGCGTTCTTCTTGCCCGTATTGATCGGCTCAGGCCTGGCGATGCAGCAGCTGCTGTATGCCGGTGTCGGCAGAGACACGCTGGTCAACGGAATCGGCGTTCCGGAAGAAGTGTTTCTGTATATGGGCCCGACATTCTCGCAGATCGTCTTTGATATGTTAAGCCGGCTTACCGTGGTCTTCTGGAAGACGGGGGTGCAGATTCTGCTCTTCCTGGCCGGGCTTCAAGGGATTTCCCTATCGCTCTATGAATCCGCAAGATGCGACGGAGCAACCGAATGGGAGATGTTCTGGAAAATCACGCTGCCGCTTATCTCGCCGATCATCCTGCTTAATCTGGTCTATACGTGCGTGGATTCCTTCACGGATATCAATAACAGGATGATGGTCTATATCAAAGATACGGCCTTCACGAAGATCGAGATGGGTTATGCGTCAGGTATGGGTTGGATCTACTTCATGTTCATCTTCCTGCTGCTCATTATCGTATTTGTTGCTACCAGACGCTTCGTGGTTTACACAGGTGAAAAATGA